The DNA segment AATCCCTATAAAAACATCGTGGTGGTCTTCAACGGCAGCGGGAAAGACGTGACTGTAACCGACGCGAAGCTGGCGGGCCTGAATCTGAGCCTGCATCCTGCGCTGGCCGCCAGCACGGATTCCATCGTCAAGGCGAGCAAATACGCCGGAAACGGCGTGACCGTGCCGGGGCTGACGACAGCGGTCTTCGTCGGGAAATGAGCCAGAAGCCGCTGCTCGTCCTCGTGACGGGCGTACCGGGGAGCGGCAAGACCACGCTGGCCACTGCCTTGAACGAGCGACTAAGATTCGCCCTGCTCTCCCGCGATGACTTTCAGGTGCGGCTGTGGAACCTGTGGCAGGATCAGCCGGATCTGCTGCCACAGGTTTCCAGAGCGCACTGGGCGGCGTATTACGCCACGGTGGACGCCCTGCTGGATATGGGCGTCAGCGTAGTGGCCGAGGGCAGCGTCCACACCACGCGCGGCGCGGGCGAGATCGCGGCGCTGCTACCCAAAGCCGATGCGGTGGTCATCCATTGCACGGTCCCAAAAGCAGTCAGCCACGAGCGTTTTCGGGTACGGGCAGGAAAAGGGCGGCGGCTCCATCCCGCTTACACCGACGCCGAGAACTTCCGGCAGATGGAGGAGAATCCAGCCCGCTGGGCACACTTTGAGCAGCCCGTGGCGCTGGACATCCCCAAACTGGTTGTGGAGACCGGGAGCGGCTATCAGCCCGGACTGGAAAAGATCCTCAGCTTCATCCAGTCACGCGCTGAAACGTGCTCCTGAGACCCAGACCGACCTGGGGTGAGGAGCGTCTTTCACGCCTGAATAAAGACTGGCTCAGCGAAGTGGCAAACACGGATCAGCCTCCACCGCTTCTTCTGAGAAATATGAGCAACAGGGCCACAAAGTCACGCCCCTGTCTGGCGTTAGCCTTTCTTTTGTCACTGAGCCAGAGAAATACACTCAGCACCATCCCCACACCTCATCTGCATCTGACCTGGAGGTCTTCCATGAAAGTATCCACCCTGACCCGTTCCACCCTGGCTGTGCTGGCCGCGTCTCTGCTGGCCGCCGCCTCTGCCAAGCCGATCATCGTGGGAAGCAAGCTCGATCCCGAAGCGCAGATTCTGGGGCAGATGATCCTGCTGACCCTCAAGAACGCGGGCCTGGAAACCACCGACAAGACCAATCTGGGCGATACCGGTGTGAACCGCAAAGCCATCCTGGCCGGGGAAATCGACGTATATCCCGAATACACCGGCAACGCGGTCTACCTGTTCCCGGCGGCCAAGATCACGCCCAAGCAGGCGGGCAATCCCGGCACCATCTACGGGCTGGCGCGGCAACTGGACAGCAAGAACGGCATTTCGTGGCTCAAGCCCGCCAACGTGAACAACACCTGGGTGATCTCGGTGCCGCAGAAACTGGCGACGGCCCAGAAGCTCAAGAGCGTGGCGGACCTCGCCAAGTACGTCAATGGCGGTGGCAAGTTCAAGATCGCGGGCAGCCCCGAGTACTTCAACCGCTCCGACACCTTCCCGGCCTTCGAGGCCGCCTACGGTTTCAAGCTCAAGCCCGATCAGAAGCTGGTGCTGGCAGGCGCGACGCCTCCGCAGGCGCAGCAGGCCGCCTCTAACGGCACCAACGGCGTGAACGCGGCGATGGCTTACGGCACCGACGGCACACTGGCGGCCCTGAGCATGGTGGCCCTGACCGATCCCAAGGGCGCGCAGTTCGTGTACCAGCCCGCGCCGATCATCCGCACCAGCACCCTCAAGGAAAATCCGCAGGTGGAAGCGGCGCTGAACAAGGTGTTTGCCAGCCTGAACGCCAGCACCCTGCAAGGGCTGAACGCCAAGGTGGCGCTGGAAGGCCGCACCCCGCAGGCCGTGGCCGAGGAATACCTGAAGTCCAAGAACCTGATCAAGTAACCAGGGTTCTCAGAGCGGGCGGTGGAGAGGCCGGAGCAAACGGCACTCCATCGCCCCTTTTCTATCGCCTCTTCTTCATCTTTCAACAAGAAGTAAAGCGGATTGGGCAGTAAAGCATCCCGTCGTCCTCAATGATGGGAATGTTTTTCCGCCTACCCTTGCCCTCACCCCTGCCACCGTGCCCCTGATCCCAATTCCGAGGAGCTTCATCTTGACCGTCCTGAACACATGACCACCTCTCCCCTGAGTCCACAGGTCAAGCCTCGCCGCCTCGCCGCCTCGCCGGATGTGCAACTGATTTTTTGGCTGGGCGGCGCGCTGATGCTGGTGGCCTGCTTCCTGCCGTGGGCGCTGCTGCGGCCCAACCGTCTGGCATCTGGCATATATATGAATCTGCCTGTGGTCTGGATGGTGCTGAACGCGCTGCTGGCGCTGGCCGTTCCAGTCTCGGCCCGGTTCCTGCCGCGCCTGACTCCACTGCTGAGCGGCGCAGCCCTGGCGCTGGGCTTTTACCTGCTGGGGTCACAGATGACCGCCGCCATGCTGGATCAGCCGGAAATCGCGCGGGCCAGCGCCAGCAGCGGGCTGTGGGTGTGGTTGCTGGGGGCGGGGATTGCCGTGTATGGGGCCAGTCAACTGGCTTTGCCGGAGCGCTTCTGGAGCTGGCTGGCGTGGCTATGGCTGCCCGTGCTGATTGTGCTGGCCCTGACCGGACAACTGGCTGACTGGTCCGTGCTGCGCGAGCTGGACGCCCAGAAGTCGCGTTTTCTTCAGGAGGTAGGGCAGCACCTACGCCTGGTGCTGACCGGGCTGGGGCTGGCGGTGTTGATCGGTGCGCCGCTGGCGGTGTGGGTGTCACGGCGGCCCCGTGCAGCGGAGGCGGTGCTGGGCTTTGCCAACGGTATTCAGACCATTCCCAGTCTGGCGCTGCTGGGCCTGCTGATCGCGCCGCTGGGGGCACTGGCGAACGCGTTCCCATTTCTGCGAGAGGTGGGCGTCAGCGGCATTGGCACGGCCCCGGCGCTGACTGCACTGACTCTGTACGCGCTGCTGCCGGTGTTGAGGAACGGGCTGGTGGCCCTGCGTGGCGTATCACCTGGCGCGCTGGACGCCGCACGCGGCATGGGCATGACCGACAACCAGCGCTTCTGGCGGGTGCAGTTGCCGCTGGCGCTGCCCGTGTGGCTGTCTGGCATCCGGCAGGCGGCGGTGCTGCTGGTGGGCGTCGCCAGCATCGCGCAACTGATCGGCGCGGGGGGGCTGGGCTATTTCATCTTCAGCGGCCTGCAAACGGCGGCCAGCGACCTGATTTTGCTGGGTGCGATTCCCGCCGCGCTGCTGGCGATTGGCGTGGATACCCTGCTGCGCGGCCTGGAAGTCCTGCTGACCCGGCAATGGGGGAAGGCGTGAGACCGTCCGCGGACAACCCCAGAGACAGACCACCCATGCCACTTCCCACCTCCCCGGAGCAACCATGATTGAGTTGAAGAATCTGGAAAAGAAGTACGTCAACGAGACCTCCGGCGAGACCTTCTACGCCGTCAGAGACCTGAGCATTGTGTTCCCAGACGGCAAAATTACCGCGCTGCTGGGACCTTCGGGCTGTGGCAAGACCACCACGCTGCGGATGATCAACCGCCTGACCGAACCGACGGGCGGCAAAATTTTGCTGGACGGGCAGGACATCATGGCCCAGCGCCCGGAAGACCTGCGGAGGCAGATCGGTTACGTGATCCAGCAGATCGGGCTGTTTCCGCACCTGAGCGTGTTGCAGAACGTCGCCACCGTGCCGGACCTGCTGGGCCGCCCAAAGGCACAAACTCGGGAGCGGGCGCGCGAGCTGCTGGAGCTGGTGGGCTTGGAACCGGGGCAATTTGGGGGCAAGCATCCCCACGAGCTGTCCGGCGGACAGGCCCAGCGGGTGGGCGTGGCGCGGGCACTGGCCGCCGATCCCCCGGTGTTGCTGATGGACGAACCCTTCGGCGCGCTGGACCCGCTGGCCCGCGACAAGTTACAGGAAGCATTTCTGGACATCCAGCGCCGCCTGCAAAAAACGATTGTGCTGGTCACCCACGACATCGACGAGGCGCTGCGCCTGGGAGACCGCGTGGCCCTGCTGAACGCCGGGGAACTGGCCCAGTTCGGCACGCCCAATGATCTGGTGCGCCACCCCGAGAGCGAATTCGTGAGGCAGTTTCTGGGCGAGGACGCGCTGCTGCGCCAACTAGCGGGTCTGCGTGCCTCTCAACTGGCCCAGCCCGGCGACGCCACGGGCCTGCCGCAGATCAGCGGTTCTTTGAATGTCCGCAGTGCCCTGAGCGTCATGCTGGGCCAGCGCTCGGACGCCCTGGCCGTGCTGGACGCGGATGGGCAGATTGAGGGCGTCCTGACCTGGCAGGCGCTGGAAGAGGCGGGATGACCACAGCTCGCGCGACTGGGACGCGCCGCGCCGCCTCCACGCTGTTGCTGGCGTTGCTGTGGCCCGCGCTGCTGCTGATCTGCCTGATTCCGGGGGTGCTGTCGAGCCTGTTCGCGCCACTGTCGGCGGGGATTCCCCCTGAAACTGGAGACCGCCCCCTGTGGCGGTTGACCCTGATCCATCTGGAACTGGTGCTGGGCGCAGAACTGATCGTGCTGCTGATCGGCGTCCCGTTGGCGGTCTTCGTGACCCGTCCGGGCCGCGCCGCTTTAATGCGCCTGACCGAGACGATCACCGGGCTGGGGCAGACGGTGCCCACCATCGCCATTCTCGCCCTGGCCGTGCCGACACTGGGGCTGGGGTTGCCGCCCACCGTGCTGGGGCTGGTGCTGTACGGGCTGGTCCCGGTGCTGTCCAACGGCATCGCGGGCCTGCTGGCGGTAGATAAGGGCGTGCTGGACGCGGCGCGCGGCGTGGGCATGACGCCCCAGCAGCGCCTGATGCGGGTGGAATTGCCCCTGAGCCTGCCTGTGCTGATGGCTGGAATCCGCACCAGCACGGTCTATAACGTCGGCACGGCAACGATTGGTGCGGCGCTGGGGGCAGGCGGTCTGGGCAGCCTGATCATCAACGGACTGTCACAGCAAAATACGGGACTGGTATTGATCGGCGCGGTGCTGGCCGGATTGCTGGCGCTGAGTCTGGACGCTTTGCTGGCACTGGTTTCTCCAAGCGGGCGGTAAGAACTCCTGTTGGGTTCCTCACCCCGCCCTACAATGCCCCCCATGAGGATTCGTCTCGACCCCTGGCCTGTGGATACCCAGGATGGCCAGCTTACTTTGAAGCCCTTCGCCGGGCTGGTTTTTAATGCAGAGACGGAAGCGTGGGCCGCCATTGCGCCGCGTGATATTCCAGCGCGGCTGCGGCGCGTGCTGGTGGTGGACGGCAAACCACGTATGGAAGCCCGCCTGCTGCTGGACGACGAGGTAGGTGGAATGAGTCTGGCCGGATTCGGCGCGTTCGTGGCCGGAGCGGTGGACCTCTGCCCACACGGCACGCGTCAGGCCGAGTTGCTGGAAGTGGCTGCCCAGCGCATTCTGGCCTACAGCAGCGAGAGCGGCGCGGCGGTCAAGGCGGAGCGCCTCAGCCCGCGCAATCCACACACCGGGCGGCTGGAATACACGCCGCACGTCTTCACGGGCAGCCAGTTGGAGGGCGCAAAAAGCAAGGTGCAGCGCCTGATGCTGGATGCAGAGGCCGAGTTGAGCCACCGGCTGGCCTCCCCCCTGCCACTGGACGAGCATGATCCCAACGCCCTGCCCGACACGCTGGTCTTGCAGGACGGCCCGGTGCGGATCGGCGGAGCTGGCCGCGCGGTGCTGGGTTACGTCAAGACCTTGCACACCGATTACCTGGGTGCGGACCGGATTGGATTGCTGGGCACGCTGAAGCCCGGCGAACGCACCCCGGTCCTGCGCTTCCGTGTGGGCGATCAGGGCGATGGTCAGGGTTCCGAGGGCCGTGAACAGCGCTTTACGTGGTATGTCCGCCTATGCGATCCGCCGTTCTATCAGCACCCGCTGGCCGGGGTGATGCGCCTGGAAATGCACGCGCCGGAGGACAGCGACTTCGTGCCGCGTGGCGTGCTGGACATTGCCAACCTGTCGGGGCGACTGCTGTGCAAACTGGCAAGTGCGCCCCACAAGGACGCCCGCGCCCCGCAGAACCTGATTCCCACCGCCGCGCTGGAACAGGCGATGGGCCGCGCGATGGGCAGCGCCGAACTGGTCACGCGCCGCATCCGCTCGCATCTGGCCCGCGAACTGGGCAAGGAGGCGGTGGCATGACCGGAACCTCCGAGGCCCGGATTGGCATGGTGCTGGGCACCGAGGACGTGACGCCCACCGTCTTCTGGTTCGCCGTCAGTGCGGGCGCAAGCGTGCAACTGGATGACCTGATCGTGGTGGAAACCCTCAAGCCCGATGGCCGCCCGGTGCGCTTCTACGGTCTGGTGGACAATGTTCGCAAGCGGCATGAGGGCGTCACCTTCGAGAGTGATGTGGAGGACGTGGTGGCCGGAATCCTGCCCGCCAGCGTCAGCTACGCGGCGCGGGTGCTGGTCACGCGGGTGGACCCCGAGAACTTCATTCCGCCGCAGCCCGGCGACACGGTGCGGCACGCACGCGGCGACGACCTGAACATGGCCCTCAGCGCCGACAAGATGGGGCAGGCCAGCTTTCCCGGTGGCCTCCTGGCAGATGGTCAGCCCCTGCCCCTGAACTTCCGCTTCGTCAACGGCGAGAGCGGCGGTCACATCAACATCTCCGGCATTTCGGGCGTGGCGACCAAGACCAGTTACGCCCTCTTTTTGCTGCACAGTATCTTCCGTAGCGGGGTGATGGACCGCGTCGCCCAGGAAAGTGGCGGGCGCATGGCGGGCAGCGCGGGCGGGCGAGCAATCATCTTCAACGTCAAGGGCGAGGATTTGCTCTTCTTGGACAAACCGAACAGCAAGGTGGTGAAGAAGGAAGCCGAGGCGGGGGCCAACAAGGGTTTTGGCCGTGACCGCTACGCCATGCTGGGCCTGCCGATGACCCCTTTCCGCGATACCCAGTTTCTGGCCCCGCCGCGCCCCGGAGCCACTGGCAGCGCGATTGTCCCCCACACCGATCAGCGCTCGGAGGGCATCACGCCCTTCATCTTCACCCTGCGCGAGTTCTGCGCCAACCGCCTGCTGCAATACGTCTTCTCGGACGCGGGCAGCAGCCTGAATCTGGGCTTCGTGATCGGCAACATCGAGGAGAAACTGTTCCGACTGGCTGCGGCACAGACCGACAAGGGAACCGGCTTGAAGGTGGACGACTGGCAGGTAGAGCTAAGTGAGGTGCCACCCGAGGACCTGGAATTTGGCGATCTGGGCGGCATTAACCTCCGCACCTTTGACCAGTTGATCTCCTACATAGAATTCAAGCTGCTGGAGGACCGCGACGGCGAGGGCGATCCCAAGTGGGTGCTGAAACAGGCCCCCGGAACGCTGCGCGCCTTTACCCGGCGGCTACGCGGCGTGCAAAAGCACCTGACGCCCCTGATTCGTGGCGACTTAACGGAAGCCGAGGCCACCCGCTACCGCCCCAACCTGCTGAGCGGGGCGCAACTGAGCGTGGTGGACATTCACAACCTGTCCGGCCCGGCGCAAATGTTCGTGGTGGGCGTGCTGCTGCGGCAGGTCTTTGAACACAAGGAAAAATACGGGCGGCAGGACACCGTGTTTGTCGTGCTGGACGAGCTAAACAAGTACGCCCCGCGCGACGACGGCAGCCCTATTAAAGACATCCTGCTGGAAATCGCCGAGCGGGGGCGTTCGCTGGGCATCATCCTGATCGGCGCGCAGCAGACCGCTTCAGAGGTAGAGCGGCGCATCGTCTCCAACGCCGCCATTCGCGTGGTGGGCCGCTTGGATCTGGCCGAGGCCGAGCGCCCCGAATACCGTTTCCTGCCCCAAAGCTTCCGCGCCCGCGCCGGAATTTTGCAACCCGGCACCATGCTGGTGTCTCAGCCAGACGTGCCCAACCCCGTGCTGGTCAACTATCCCTTCCCGGCCTGGGCCACGCGCGGCGACGAGGTGGACGATCTGGGCGGGCGTGACGTGGTGGAAGTGGGCGAGGACTGGCTCCACTGAGCTGGGCATAAAAAAGTGCCCTTCCGGGCGTCATCAATGCTGTGAGTGACATTGGCATACAGGAGGACATGAGCGGTCAACCAGAGGGATCGCTCATGCCTTCTTGTTACAACTGCTGCACCAGAATCGGCGTGGTGGTGGGCTGCTCACTTCCGCCGGGCGGTTCCACGCTGACCGCCAGGGTCAGGCCGTTGGGGGCATCCTGCACCAGCTTGCCCTGCCCATCAATCACGCCCAGCGACACCGGAGTTTTGCCCTCAATCTTCCAGAGCTGGTAGACCTGCCCCTGCGGCGGCGCGGCGGTCAGATACAGAAAGGCGGTGCCATCACGCAAACGCACCACCTGGCCGATCTGGGATTTGTCCGCGCCAGTCAGGGGCTGGCTCACTGCGCCGGGCATGCCCGCGTAACGGGTCAGCGGATCGCTGGGAGGGCGCAATGCGAAGAACAGCGCCATCGCAGCAGCTAGGCCCAGCGTGCCCAGACCCAGGATCCAGCTTTTCCGGTCCGTGACGGGGGCATTCCCTGGGCCGGATGGTGGCCGAGCCTCAGAGAAGGACACATTGCCACTGGGAGCAGTGATTTGGGCCAGTTGCGAGGGCTTCTCGGCGCTCAAACGGGCCATCAATCGGTCAGCCGCTCCCTGCGGCACCTGACCGGGCGGCAGGCGCTCCGGCAGAGCGTGCAGGGCCGCCATATCGCTGCGGTACTCGGCCAGCAGGGCAGGGTCAGCCTGAAGGGCCGCCTGAACACGCGCCTCGTCCTGCGGCGACAGGGTTCCCAATGCCAGGGCGATCAGTTCGTCTGTTTGAATGGACATGCGTGTTCACCTGCCTTCTGCTCAGCGCCGCCACAATAAAGCGTGTGCGTTCCAATTTGAGCATATGGGATGAGAAATCGTAAAGAGAGGGCGAAGGGTCAGAGGGTGCCGGATGATCCCAGCAGGGTCTTCATGCGGCCCAGGGCCGAGCGGAGGCGTGATTTGACGGTGCCCACGGGCAGTCCCAGCAACACAGCCAGTTCGCTGTGGGTGTAGCCCCGATAGTAGGCCAGTTCGACCAACTTGCGGTGTTCCGGCTCCAGCCCCTGCACCGCTTGCTCTGCCATTAAACGGTCAGTGGGATCGGCGGCGGCAGTGGGCGCGTCCCAGTCTTCGATCTCCAGGGATGTATCAGGACGGTCTCGCAGTTCCTGCAAAAAACGGTGGTGCGCGATGCTGACCAGCCAAGTCTTGACGCTGGCCCGCGCCGGATCGAAACGTGCTGCATGCTTCCAGGCGTTCATGAAAGCGTCCTGCACACAACTTTCCACATCATCGGTCTGGCGAAGCATCCGGTAACCCAATGCGTAGAGTAGGCGGGCATACCGTTCATGAAGCTCGCGCAGGGCGTCTTCCTGCCCGCCCGCCATGGCCTGCATCAATGCCTCGTCGGGAAAATCGGGGGGAAGGGTGGGTTGATTCATGGAATGAGGATCACACTAGCAAACGTGAACTACCCTCCACTGTCACCCAGATTGGCATAACTTTATTGATCGGGGGCGCTGGGGTAAGCGCTGAGGTGAAAAACCCTATCTCAGGCTTCCACGCTCCGGGGGGTCACGGCGGCGGCGCTGATCGGGGCGGCGGCTACCTGGGCGGCAGACTGGGCCACGGTCACGGGCTGCTGGATCACGGGCGTGGCGACGATGTTCGCGCCGTCCAGTTCGTCCTTGAGACCCTGGGTACTCTTGCGGAACTCGCGCAGGCCGTGGCCTATGCTCTTGCCCAGTTCGGGCAGTTTGCGGGGGCCGAAGACCACCAAGGCAACCAGTAAAATCACGATCAGTTCTGCGGGGCCGATGTTGGGCATGGTGAAAACCTCCATTCAGGTGGGCGGGCGGGGAAACAGAACAGGGGACGGGTCGCCCGAAGGCTGACCTGCGTCCCCTGAGGACGGATGAACGTGTTCTTTAAAGCTTAGGCAGGCAGCAGTGGCCCGACGATCTTGGTCACGGTGGCCATGTCCAGAGGCTTCCAGAAGTCGGTGGGCGTGGGCGAGTAATCGAGGTTGAACATACTGGCATCAACGACGTTGTCACCGCCCTTGGGCTGGGGGGCCATGTCGGTCTGCAAGTTGGCCGGGGTGTAGCCCAACTGGCGGCGCAGTTCCTGAATACCGCTGGCGTGGTTGGCCTCAACGGCCAGCACACTGGCGGCGGCAGTCAGGTAGCCAGCGGTCAGGATCTTGTCGGCCTGACCCAGGTAAGCGCGAACACCGATCGGCTCGAAGCTGGCGGCCAGCGCCAGGAACAGCTTGTCGTCAATGGTCTTGGGCGACTTGTCGGGATTGGTCAGCAGCGGGGTGAAGTCGATCTTGGGCTTGGGAATCGCCTTTCCGCCCGCGTCCGTGATGGTCTTCTGAAGGAAGGAGACATGGGCGGATTCGTGCGCCGCGATCTGGTCGGCATACTGCTTGACGCGGGCATCGGTCAATTTGGTCCGCAATGCACCGCTGGCGGCAAACTTCAGGTAGAAATCTTCTTCCAGGTATTCCAGCAGCAGGGCGTAATTCAGGATTTCGAGATCCTGTGCCTTGCTCTTGGTGGCCACGCTGGTTTCAGCCAGGGCGGTCATGTTGATTCCGCCGAGCATCACAGCGCCAGCACCGGCTCCGGCGATTTTCAGGAACGAACGGCGGTTGGGGGTGGGGGTAGTCATGTGGAATTCTCCTCTGATTTCATGGGAACGGGTAACAGATGGCTTTGGGTCAAGCCGTTTACTTGATGACAGGCTTGACGATTGCCAGAACCTGATCCATGCTCAGCTCTTTCCAGAGGAACGTGGGGGTGGGGGAGTAATCAGCGTCAAAGTCACCCGCGATGAGGCTGGTGGGCTTTGCAGCGCTCTGAGGGGCAATATCGGTCTGACGAAGAGGGGTCTTGTTGTAGCCCAGCTTCACGCGCAGTTCCTGCACGGCAGACACATGGTTGGCCTCAACAGCGTGGATTTTCCCAGCAGCCACGATCAGCGCGGGGTTGCTCAGGCGGGCCACCTGACCCAGGTAAGCGCGCACGCCTACCGGCTCGAAGGTGGCGGCCAATGCCAGGAACAGCTCGTCATTGATGGGCTTGTTGCCGATCAGCGGGCCGAAATCAAAGGTAGGCTTCGTAACCGGCGTACCCTTCAGGCTGACGATGGTATCGGTCAGAACCTTGACGTGAGAATTCTCATGTCCCGCGATTTCAGCGGCATACTGCTTGACCTGAGCGTCCTTCAGATTGGTTGCATACTTGCCGCCCACCGCGAACATGTTGTAGAACTCGGCTTCCAGGTACTCCAGGGTCAGCGCGTAGTTCAGGATTTCGAGATCCTGCTTGGCGGCTTTCTCGGCAGGCGTCAGTTCCTTGGGCGGCGTGGGCTGATCCTGGGGGCTGCACGCCACCAGCGCTGCGCCTGCACCAGCGAGACCGATATAACCCATGAACTTGCGGCGTGACGTTGCCTGGCCCCCACTGATCTCTGCGTTCGTCATTTCCACTTTCTCCGGCATGAAACTCCTCCCTTGAGCGGCGTTGATCGCCTCTTCGTCCTCCCAGACCTTGGCAGTCTAGAAGGGGTCCAGCTCTCGCAGATGACCGCTGGGGCCTTCCGCATGAACTTTGCTCAATGGGGTATATGCACGCCTACGGGGATTGGATCACCCAGCCCAGGAGCCTAAAGGCCACATGAAGATCGGCCCGGCAATTCAGGGCACGGTCCAGGGCAGCGCCTAGACTGTCAGGCGTGAACGCTTCTTCTCCCCCTTCCCCACTGCATCTGGAGGCCACGCCGGGGCGTCTGGACGCCGTACTGGCCGCACTCACAGATCACAGCCGCTCGCAGGTGGCGGGCTGGATCGCGGGCGGCCATGTGCAGGTGGACGGCGGCGCTGCCCTTAAATCCAGCCTCAAACTGCGCGGCGGCGAACAATTGACGGTGCAGGTACCGCCCCCACCCGAAGCGGCAGTCGAGGCCGAACAGGTGCCGCTGGACGTGCTGTTCGAGGACGAGACCCTGATCGCCGTGAACAAACCCCCCGGCATGATCACCCACCCTGCGCCAGGGGTCCGCAGCGGCACGCTGGTCAATGCCCTGCTGGGCCGCATGGAATTGCCCCGGCAACTGGACTTCGACGGCGAGGGCGGCTACCGCCCCGGCATCGTCCACCGGCTGGACAAGGACACCAGCGGCGTGATCGTGGTGGCCAAGACGGTAGAGGCCCACGCCCGGCTGGCCGCCGCCTTCAAGGACCGCGACACCCGCAAGAGCTATCTGGCGATTGCCGCCGGAAGCTGGAAAGCCACCGAGCCGGTCCAGGTGGACGCGCCCGTGGGCCGCCATCCGGTCCAGCGCCAGCGCATGACCGTGGGCGGCGCGAACGCCCGCGATGCCCAGACCCTGTTCACGCCGCTCTCTGCCCACCCGGACGGGCATGGGCGCACGCT comes from the Deinococcus sp. AJ005 genome and includes:
- a CDS encoding anti-sigma factor domain-containing protein, yielding MSIQTDELIALALGTLSPQDEARVQAALQADPALLAEYRSDMAALHALPERLPPGQVPQGAADRLMARLSAEKPSQLAQITAPSGNVSFSEARPPSGPGNAPVTDRKSWILGLGTLGLAAAMALFFALRPPSDPLTRYAGMPGAVSQPLTGADKSQIGQVVRLRDGTAFLYLTAAPPQGQVYQLWKIEGKTPVSLGVIDGQGKLVQDAPNGLTLAVSVEPPGGSEQPTTTPILVQQL
- a CDS encoding AAA family ATPase, which produces MSQKPLLVLVTGVPGSGKTTLATALNERLRFALLSRDDFQVRLWNLWQDQPDLLPQVSRAHWAAYYATVDALLDMGVSVVAEGSVHTTRGAGEIAALLPKADAVVIHCTVPKAVSHERFRVRAGKGRRLHPAYTDAENFRQMEENPARWAHFEQPVALDIPKLVVETGSGYQPGLEKILSFIQSRAETCS
- a CDS encoding DNA double-strand break repair nuclease NurA yields the protein MRIRLDPWPVDTQDGQLTLKPFAGLVFNAETEAWAAIAPRDIPARLRRVLVVDGKPRMEARLLLDDEVGGMSLAGFGAFVAGAVDLCPHGTRQAELLEVAAQRILAYSSESGAAVKAERLSPRNPHTGRLEYTPHVFTGSQLEGAKSKVQRLMLDAEAELSHRLASPLPLDEHDPNALPDTLVLQDGPVRIGGAGRAVLGYVKTLHTDYLGADRIGLLGTLKPGERTPVLRFRVGDQGDGQGSEGREQRFTWYVRLCDPPFYQHPLAGVMRLEMHAPEDSDFVPRGVLDIANLSGRLLCKLASAPHKDARAPQNLIPTAALEQAMGRAMGSAELVTRRIRSHLARELGKEAVA
- a CDS encoding RNA polymerase sigma factor, which translates into the protein MNQPTLPPDFPDEALMQAMAGGQEDALRELHERYARLLYALGYRMLRQTDDVESCVQDAFMNAWKHAARFDPARASVKTWLVSIAHHRFLQELRDRPDTSLEIEDWDAPTAAADPTDRLMAEQAVQGLEPEHRKLVELAYYRGYTHSELAVLLGLPVGTVKSRLRSALGRMKTLLGSSGTL
- a CDS encoding ABC transporter ATP-binding protein — its product is MIELKNLEKKYVNETSGETFYAVRDLSIVFPDGKITALLGPSGCGKTTTLRMINRLTEPTGGKILLDGQDIMAQRPEDLRRQIGYVIQQIGLFPHLSVLQNVATVPDLLGRPKAQTRERARELLELVGLEPGQFGGKHPHELSGGQAQRVGVARALAADPPVLLMDEPFGALDPLARDKLQEAFLDIQRRLQKTIVLVTHDIDEALRLGDRVALLNAGELAQFGTPNDLVRHPESEFVRQFLGEDALLRQLAGLRASQLAQPGDATGLPQISGSLNVRSALSVMLGQRSDALAVLDADGQIEGVLTWQALEEAG
- a CDS encoding ABC transporter permease, coding for MTTSPLSPQVKPRRLAASPDVQLIFWLGGALMLVACFLPWALLRPNRLASGIYMNLPVVWMVLNALLALAVPVSARFLPRLTPLLSGAALALGFYLLGSQMTAAMLDQPEIARASASSGLWVWLLGAGIAVYGASQLALPERFWSWLAWLWLPVLIVLALTGQLADWSVLRELDAQKSRFLQEVGQHLRLVLTGLGLAVLIGAPLAVWVSRRPRAAEAVLGFANGIQTIPSLALLGLLIAPLGALANAFPFLREVGVSGIGTAPALTALTLYALLPVLRNGLVALRGVSPGALDAARGMGMTDNQRFWRVQLPLALPVWLSGIRQAAVLLVGVASIAQLIGAGGLGYFIFSGLQTAASDLILLGAIPAALLAIGVDTLLRGLEVLLTRQWGKA
- a CDS encoding glycine betaine ABC transporter substrate-binding protein, yielding MKVSTLTRSTLAVLAASLLAAASAKPIIVGSKLDPEAQILGQMILLTLKNAGLETTDKTNLGDTGVNRKAILAGEIDVYPEYTGNAVYLFPAAKITPKQAGNPGTIYGLARQLDSKNGISWLKPANVNNTWVISVPQKLATAQKLKSVADLAKYVNGGGKFKIAGSPEYFNRSDTFPAFEAAYGFKLKPDQKLVLAGATPPQAQQAASNGTNGVNAAMAYGTDGTLAALSMVALTDPKGAQFVYQPAPIIRTSTLKENPQVEAALNKVFASLNASTLQGLNAKVALEGRTPQAVAEEYLKSKNLIK
- a CDS encoding twin-arginine translocase TatA/TatE family subunit, whose amino-acid sequence is MPNIGPAELIVILLVALVVFGPRKLPELGKSIGHGLREFRKSTQGLKDELDGANIVATPVIQQPVTVAQSAAQVAAAPISAAAVTPRSVEA
- a CDS encoding ABC transporter permease, with protein sequence MTTARATGTRRAASTLLLALLWPALLLICLIPGVLSSLFAPLSAGIPPETGDRPLWRLTLIHLELVLGAELIVLLIGVPLAVFVTRPGRAALMRLTETITGLGQTVPTIAILALAVPTLGLGLPPTVLGLVLYGLVPVLSNGIAGLLAVDKGVLDAARGVGMTPQQRLMRVELPLSLPVLMAGIRTSTVYNVGTATIGAALGAGGLGSLIINGLSQQNTGLVLIGAVLAGLLALSLDALLALVSPSGR
- a CDS encoding ATP-binding protein, with translation MTGTSEARIGMVLGTEDVTPTVFWFAVSAGASVQLDDLIVVETLKPDGRPVRFYGLVDNVRKRHEGVTFESDVEDVVAGILPASVSYAARVLVTRVDPENFIPPQPGDTVRHARGDDLNMALSADKMGQASFPGGLLADGQPLPLNFRFVNGESGGHINISGISGVATKTSYALFLLHSIFRSGVMDRVAQESGGRMAGSAGGRAIIFNVKGEDLLFLDKPNSKVVKKEAEAGANKGFGRDRYAMLGLPMTPFRDTQFLAPPRPGATGSAIVPHTDQRSEGITPFIFTLREFCANRLLQYVFSDAGSSLNLGFVIGNIEEKLFRLAAAQTDKGTGLKVDDWQVELSEVPPEDLEFGDLGGINLRTFDQLISYIEFKLLEDRDGEGDPKWVLKQAPGTLRAFTRRLRGVQKHLTPLIRGDLTEAEATRYRPNLLSGAQLSVVDIHNLSGPAQMFVVGVLLRQVFEHKEKYGRQDTVFVVLDELNKYAPRDDGSPIKDILLEIAERGRSLGIILIGAQQTASEVERRIVSNAAIRVVGRLDLAEAERPEYRFLPQSFRARAGILQPGTMLVSQPDVPNPVLVNYPFPAWATRGDEVDDLGGRDVVEVGEDWLH